The Trachemys scripta elegans isolate TJP31775 chromosome 6, CAS_Tse_1.0, whole genome shotgun sequence genome includes a window with the following:
- the LOC117878927 gene encoding 40S ribosomal protein S23, giving the protein MGKCRGLRTARKLRSHRRDQKWHDKQYKKAHLGTALKANPFGGASHAKGIVLEKVGVEAKQPNSAIRKCVRVQLIKNGKKITAFVPNDGCLNFIEENDEVLVAGFGRKGHAVGDIPGVRFKVVKVANVSLLALYKGKKERPRS; this is encoded by the exons atGG GTAAGTGCCGTGGGCTTCGTACTGCTAGAAAGCTTCGCAGCCACCGTCGGGATCAGAAATGGCACGACAAGCAATACAAGAAGGCTCACTTGGGTACTGCCCTGAAAGCCAACCCCTTTGGAGGAGCTTCCCATGCGAAGGGAATTGTCCTGGAAAAAGT TGGTGTAGAGGCTAAGCAGCCTAATTCAGCCATCAGGAAATGTGTCAGAGTCCAGCTGATCAAGAACGGCAAGAAAATAACAGCCTTTGTTCCTAATGATGGTTGCTTGAATTTCATTGAG GAAAACGATGAAGTTCTGGTTGCTGGCTTTGGTCGGAAAGGTCACGCTGTTGGTGATATTCCTGGAGTTCGCTTCAAGGTTGTCAAAGTAGCCAATGTTTCCCTCTTAGCCTTGTACAAAGGCAAGAAGGAGAGACCAAGATCATAA